The Plasmodium relictum strain SGS1 genome assembly, chromosome: 9 genome window below encodes:
- a CDS encoding alpha/beta hydrolase, putative, whose amino-acid sequence MFDRILDKISIASVNLLANNNLENTKNIEELKKKKDKKVIGFPLLLNIQDNKKKSILYYYSAKKQDAFLYLLKKKKYWKIKLLIKDIINTYKDKEFLSDFSLNFIYEHIKNKNSIKLLKNSDVFNLLLILSQELLKYSYDDNSIINDKNTKILKMSCFLLRYICLNETKSTMLDDCFILIFLMKLNYILNKKKVQNKYIKGNHNFHFYLLLLYYYIYVYNNTKSIVLLPSKLIFRCEFNDINELSLVYKKYDFLKNNLYNVNRYGTYAINDYNNFSIFDNYIKKKKHIFFLKTNYLINFNCLKENFNVFFKFNDISNVHFIIDLSKLKILQMNLHEHSVKSKFDVINESLNNFMQFSLNTLFKLNNYNTKDNEKFIYEESKKNKINIVRNNDDSLNKAINKSNKLRKNILLKNINNKKKNGNNKIILTELVYQLLDYVTLNEKMYYNNKNNIIENSLNEIINYIEKKYKLKYVSNAKDTGISHNENKKYKDGKNLDNEENILFNIINTENKLKNKNNLNLENLLKKINELLNIIQNSSIFINTGLHIILRNIFINNLNSLNMDLLFLINMYSNNNFKRKFFHYDLKYVEAEDNSYGNITEKEGKDSYKNENIKNELEKDNEKFNTTLNTPSLNLPSLNLPSLNKSEEENDFNLEIKKKLHIKKRQNSNIYNELAIIIKIFANCFSARDLCFNSFSLLYFMYKNLLQNVLSISFNFTYFISAEFFFFNDSINFHSLINLKKELIPSSLYFDSIRAFTNIKSHYKYFINEIKKRKRKDKRKKIILLENLNRGNEEMKILCENEKKKKKNKKTFESFLEDVDKMLKEEILEKKINDKNILYSEGKKKKKNVLLDEHMYMISKYNHHFYNLHDRFLPIYTYSKKYNIYKNKIWIKNKKKKKKKKCEKNDEKKKKKIDIVFVHGLRGSALRTWRFSNLYDNGSSYYFYNKNNKLKKINNEKNVIYNNNIKLNEINSKNRFNFFENLKKENKNSNETYTNSLKEKIEKGKIEIKKKDEFFNVKNNNMSKLKEKENVIIFDETRKKIRQCLKVKNNFHFIINKNIINKLMLNYKHNQNILPMYTNTNVINKNVFKCVFLRNQKLKNDLDLYSDLLSYQLWPIYLLYPHKKNSNIYIFDYYSPLYPDNTFYTKKYLKKKEEKKNRYSYVNILNYFFNKKSDEYNKKKYFYTDRMNLEELSNFLLKKLKNINLGKNNDIIFIAHSMGGLLTQYVLLKNDDILNKTKFIFFYASPHFGSPLSSTALLFKTFLSPYVYQLNDYDSTLSYLQYCFRERIKNRGIKVYSFSESEKTPLPIIGLHTMIVPSMFAYLNYSQIFAIIKNCNHVEISKLNSEEDIKYYYLNKAIKKLLKKD is encoded by the coding sequence atgtttgaTAGAATACTGGATAAAATTAGTATTGCATCAGTTAATTTACTAGCAAATAATAATCTTGaaaatactaaaaatattgaagaattaaaaaaaaaaaaagataagaaAGTTATTGGTTTCcctttattattaaatattcaagacaataaaaaaaagagtattCTATACTATTACAGTGCCAAAAAACAAGATGCATTCTTATATTtgttgaagaaaaaaaaatattggaAAATTAAACTTTTAATTAAGGATATTATTAACACATATAAGGATAAAGAGTTTTTAAGtgatttttcattaaatttcatttatgagcatattaaaaataagaatagtattaaattattgaaaaataGTGATgtgtttaatttattattaattttaagtCAAgaacttttaaaatatagttATGATGATAATTCTATCATTAAcgataaaaatacaaaaattttaaaaatgagcTGTTTTTTACTAAGATATATATGCTTGAATGAAACTAAAAGTACAATGTTAGATGACTGCTTtattttaatctttttaatgaaattgaattatattttgaataaaaaaaaagtacagaataaatatataaaaggaaatcacaattttcatttttatcttttgttACTATATTACTACATATATGTTTACAATAATACAAAAAGTATTGTTTTATTACCAAGCAAATTGATATTTAGGTGTGAATTTAAcgatataaatgaattatctttagtttataaaaaatatgactttttaaaaaataatctttATAACGTAAATAGATATGGCACTTATGCAATTaatgattataataattttagtatatttgataattatattaagaaaaagaaacatattttctttttaaaaacaaattacttaattaattttaattgtttaaaagaaaattttaatgtattttttaaatttaatgatATTTCTAATGTACATTTTATAATTGATTTGAGcaaattgaaaattttacAAATGAATTTACACGAGCATTCAGTAAAAAGTAAATTTGACGTAATAAATGAgtctttaaataattttatgcaattttctttaaatacaTTATTTAAACTAAATAATTACAATACTAAAGATAATGAAAAGTTCATATATGAagaatctaaaaaaaataaaatcaataTTGTAAGAAATAATGATGATTCATTAAATAaagcaattaataaaagcaACAAGTTacgtaaaaatattttattaaaaaatataaataataaaaagaaaaatgggaataacaaaataatattaacagAATTAGTATATCAGCTATTAGATTATGTAACATTAAATGAGAAGATGTattataataacaaaaacaaCATAATTGaaaattcattaaatgaaataataaattatattgagAAGAAGTATAAGTTAAAATATGTTAGTAATGCAAAAGACACTGGTATTTCtcataatgaaaataaaaaatacaaagatGGAAAGAATTtagataatgaagaaaatatactattcaatataattaatacagaaaacaaattaaaaaataagaataatttaaatttagaaaatttactaaaaaaaataaatgagtTATTGAATATAATTCAAAATTCATCCATTTTTATAAACACAGGtcttcatataattttaagaaatatatttataaataatttaaactCTTTAAATATggatttattatttcttataaatatgtattcaaataataattttaagagaaaattttttcattatgaTTTGAAATATGTAGAGGCCGAGGATAATTCATATGGAAATATTACCGAAAAGGAAGGAAAAGattcttataaaaatgaaaatataaaaaatgaactGGAGAAAGATAATGAAAAGTTTAATACTACCTTAAATACACCATCTTTGAACCTGCCTTCATTAAATTTACCttcattaaataaatcagaagaagaaaatgattttaatttagaaattaaaaaaaaattgcatattaaaaaaaggcAAAATAGCAACATCTATAATGAATTAgcaattattataaaaatttttgctAATTGCTTCTCTGCAAGGGATTTATGTTTTAActctttttctcttttatattttatgtataaaaatttacttCAGAATGTATTGAgtatatcatttaattttacatattttattagtgctgaatttttcttttttaatgataGTATAAACTTTCACTCTttgataaatttaaaaaaggaattaaTACCAAGTTCTTTGTATTTTGATAGTATAAGAGCATTCACAAACATAAAATctcattataaatattttataaatgaaataaaaaaaaggaaaagaaaagatAAAAGGAAGAAGATCATTTTGTTAGAGAACTTAAATAGAGGAAATgaagaaatgaaaattttgtgtgaaaatgaaaaaaaaaaaaaaaaaaataaaaaaacatttgAATCATTTTTAGAAGATGTAGATAAAATGTTGAAAGAagaaattttagaaaaaaaaataaatgataaaaatatactatatagtgagggaaaaaaaaaaaaaaaaaatgttctaTTAGATGAACATATGTATATGATAAGTAAATATaatcatcatttttataatttacatGATAGATTTTTGCCTATATATACTTactcaaaaaaatataatatatataaaaataaaatatggattaaaaataagaaaaaaaaaaaaaaaaaaaaatgtgagaaaaatgatgaaaaaaaaaaaaaaaaaattgatatagTTTTTGTTCATGGATTAAGAGGTAGTGCTCTACGTACTTGGAGATTTTCAAATTTGTATGACAATGGTTcatcatattatttttataataaaaataataaattaaaaaaaataaataatgaaaaaaatgttatatataataataatataaaattaaatgaaattaatagtaaaaatagatttaatttttttgagaacctgaaaaaagaaaataaaaactcaaaTGAAACATATACtaattcattaaaagaaaagataGAGAAAggtaaaatagaaataaaaaagaaagatgAATTCTTCaatgttaaaaataataatatgagtAAGttgaaagaaaaagaaaatgtaatTATTTTTGATGAAACAAGAAAGAAGATAAGACAAtgtttaaaagtaaaaaataattttcatttcataataaataaaaatataataaataaattaatgcTAAATTACAAGCATAACCAAAATATATTGCCAATGTATACCAATACTaatgtaataaataaaaatgtttttaagtGTGTATTTTTACGtaatcaaaaattaaaaaatgatctTGACCTTTATAGTGATTTATTATCATATCAACTTTGgcctatatatttattatatcctcataaaaaaaattcaaatatatacatttttgaTTACTATTCACCACTATATCCagataataccttttatactaaaaaatatttaaaaaaaaaagaagaaaaaaagaataggTATTcttatgtaaatatattaaactatttttttaataaaaaaagtgatgagtataataaaaaaaaatacttttatacAGATAGGATGAATTTAGAAGAATTATCCAATTTTcttctaaaaaaattaaaaaatataaatctaggaaaaaataatgatatcaTATTTATAGCTCATTCCATGGGTGGTCTATTAACGCAATATGTACTTTTGAAAAATgatgatattttaaataaaacaaaattcatttttttttatgcatcTCCACATTTTGGCTCACCTTTATCTTCAACTGCACTTTTATTCAAAACATTTTTATCTCCATATGTGTATCAACTAAATGACTATGATTCAACATTAAGTTATTTACAATATTGTTTTCgagaaagaataaaaaatagaggTATAAAAGTTTACTCCTTTTCAGAGTCAGAAAAAACTCCTTTGCCAATTATAG